A window from Lampris incognitus isolate fLamInc1 chromosome 5, fLamInc1.hap2, whole genome shotgun sequence encodes these proteins:
- the LOC130112317 gene encoding ecto-ADP-ribosyltransferase 5-like produces the protein MAVFLVNLTAASVLQIRKNDTLPLDMAPDSIDDMYDGCRSESAAMVDQLGVLEWHRNINFSLAWAGAQEKAKKPVHGHLGWDHATAIHIMTDTNLHTVRQDFKTAVQTGKRKYKTSGFRYHYLYFQLTDALRVLRQNQTLCRTTYLRKGKYFDLGVVDKTMRLGAFTLSTSSKHLVGLLGGVSCFEICTCFGAEITYYSATDQDRQVLIPPYEVFRVTDVLLETQGCKVLYKLQSTETPRSDLNCKLTTSRLKAYFIAVSGQEKGTGFVIVSMCLLILLALSSLILTKRRQKRFVAVVLGTLLVFMVIVVSRRTWRWLNQG, from the coding sequence ATGGCGGTGTTTCTGGTGAATCTTACTGCGGCGTCTGTGTTGCAGATCAGGAAGAACGACACGCTCCCTCTGGACATGGCGCCTGACTCCATCGACGACATGTACGACGGCTGCCGCTCCGAGTCCGCGGCCATGGTGGACCAGCTCGGCGTGCTCGAGTGGCACCGCAACATAAACTTCAGTCTAGCTTGGGCTGGAGCGCAAGAAAAGGCCAAGAAACCAGTCCACGGACATTTGGGATGGGACCACGCCACGGCTATACACATAATGACGGATACCAACCTGCACACGGTCCGACAAGACTTCAAGACAGCGGTGCAGACGGGAAAACGGAAGTACAAGACGTCCGGATTCCGATACCATTACCTCTACTTCCAGCTGACGGACGCCCTTCGCGTCCTGAGGCAGAACCAGACATTGTGCAGGACCACCTACTTAAGGAAAGGGAAATACTTCGATCTGGGGGTTGTTGACAAAACGATGCGTCTCGGCGCCTTCACCTTGAGCACTTCAAGCAAACACCTGGTCGGTTTACTTGGGGGTGTCTCTTGTTTTGAGATCTGCACCTGTTTCGGCGCAGAGATAACTTATTACTCTGCTACGGACCAGGACAGGCAGGTGCTGATACCCCCATATGAGGTTTTCAGAGTCACTGACGTCCTTCTAGAAACTCAGGGGTGTAAAGTGTTGTACAAACTACAGAGTACTGAAACACCCAGGAGTGATTTAAATTGTAAATTAACCACAAGCAGATTAAAGGCATATTTCATAGCCGTctctgggcaggagaagggaactGGCTTCGTGATCGTGTCCATGTGTTTACTGATACTGTTGGCTTTAAGCTCCCTTATCCTTACAAAACGCAGGCAGAAACGATTTGTGGCAGTGGTTTTGGGGACTCTGTTGGTGTTTATGGTCATTGTGGTTTCAcggaggacatggaggtggctaAATCAAGGATGA